From the Endozoicomonas sp. Mp262 genome, the window CTCTATGCCGTGGCAGCTGCCTGTGACCGAGGGGAAACAACACGGAAGGATGCAGCGGGCGCCATTCTTTATTGCTCGGAGCGGGCCACCCGGATGGCCCTTGATGCCATCCAGATCCTGGGTGGCAATGGCTATATCAATGAATACCCAACAGGGCGTTTACTGCGAGATGCCAAGCTCTATGAAATTGGCGCAGGCACTTCAGAAATTCGACGGATGTTAATAGGACGGGAACTTTTTCAGGAAACCAGGAGTTAATTATGGCTATTCTGGAGTCGCGAATAGCAATGGATAGTCCTGAATTTCAGGCTAACCGTCAGAATATGCAGCAACTGTTAGACAGTTTAGGTAGCTGTTTTGACAAATTAAAACTAGGTGGAGGTAAAAGGGCGCGGGAACGGCATATAGCTAAGGGAAAACTATTACCCAGAGACCGTATTGCTGCATTACTGGATCCCGGCTCACCTTTTCTTGAGATAGGATGTTATGCGGCAGAGGGTGTTTATGATGAAGCTATCCCTTGTGCAGGTGTTGTGGCAGGAATTGGCAAAGTATCTGGCATAGACTGCATGATCGTGGCTAATGATGCCACGGTAAAAGGGGGAACCTATTACCCATTAACCGTTAAAAAACATCTCCGGGCTCAGGCGATTGCTGAACAGAATCATTTGCCTTGTATTTATATGGTGGATTCTGGAGGAGCCAACCTTCCAAATCAAAGTGAAGTGTTTCCCGATCGGGATCATTTTGGCCGGATCTTTTTTAATCAGGCTAACATGTCAGCTAAAGGGATTTCCCAGATTGCAGCAGTTATGGGGTCTTGCACAGCAGGTGGTGCTTACGTGCCTGCTATGGCAGATGAAAGTATTATTGTTAAACAGAAAGGTACGATATTTTTAGCAGGGCCACCTTTAGTGAAGGCTGCTACAGGAGAGGAAGTAACGGCAGAGGCTTTGGGTGGAGCGGATGTTCATTGCCGGGAATCCGGGGTTGCTGATCATTATGCTGAAAACGACGCACATGCCATTGAGTTAATTCGTCAGATAGTTGCCAGACTTAATATAACTAATAAATCACCGGCAGCCAGAAAGCCTACTAACCCTCTTTATAGTCCTGAAGAACTTTACGGAATTATCCCAGCCGATTTAAAGCAATCCTATGATGTCAGGGAGGTTATCGCCCGTATTGTGGATGGCTCAGAGTTTGATGAGTTTAAATCACTCTATGGTGAAACCCTGGTATGTGGCTTTGCCCGGCTATTTGGCCATACGGTGGGTATTCTGGGTAATAATGGAGTGCTTTTTTCAGAGTCTGCCATTAAGGCAACCCACTTTATTGAACTGTGTTGTCAGCGCCGTATTCCTCTGATTTTCCTGCAGAATATAACGGGCTTTATGGTAGGTTCAAAATATGAAGCGGAAGGGATTTCCAGGCATGGTGCCAAGATGGTTCATGCAGTGGCCTGTGCCAGAGTACCGAAACTGACAGTAATCATCGGGGGGAGTTTCGGTGCGGGTAATTATGGGATGTGTGGTCGTGCCTATGATCCCCGCTTTCTCTGGAGCTGGCCCAATAGCCGTATTTCAGTGATGGGGGCAGAGCAGGCGGCCGATGTTTTGGTTCAGGTGAAAAAAAGTGCCCTGGAGAAAAAAGGGGGGCAGATGACCGCTGATGAAGAAAGAGAATTAAAACAGCCGGTGCTGGACGCTTATACCCATCAAGGTAGTGCGCTTTATGCCAGTGCCAGGCTTTGGGATGATGGCATTATTGATCCGGCTGAAACACGGAATGTCTTAGGGTTAAGCCTTTCGGCAGCCCTGAATGCACCTGTAGAAGAAAGCCGGTTTGGAGTTTTTAGAATGTAAAAGGATAAAAATAATGAATGATAATAATAACGATAAATTAATTGTTGAGCATGATGGAAATGGTGTCGTTAAACTAATTTTGAACCGCCAAGAGGTTAATAATGCCCTCGACTCTGAGTTGATAAACCAATTAAATAATACATTAAAGTCATTAAAAAACGACGATACTCGTGTTATTCAGATACGGAGTAATGGTAAGCACTTTTCTGCAGGTGCGGATTTGAATTGGATGAAGCAGGCACGTTTTCTAGGACGAAAAGAAAACTATAAAGATGCCATGAAGTTGGCAAAACTACTCAAGCGTATTGACCGTTTTCCAGCGCCGGTGATTACTGTTGTACAGGGGGCAGCCTATGGTGGAGCCCTGGGGTTGATTGCTGCCTCAGATATCACCCTTGCCTCTGACTCCAGCTGCTTTTGCTTTAGTGAGGTTCGGCTGGGTCTGATCCCTGCGGTAATTAGTCCCTATGTTCTCAATACCATGGGAGTCAGGCAGGCTAAGCGCTACTTTCTTACCGGGGAGGTGATGAGTGCTGAAAAAGCCAGGGAGTTAGGTTTTGCACATGAGATCTATCCATTGGATCAGCTGGAAGAACGAGTGAAACAGGTCACTGAGTTTCTGCTGATGAATGGGCCAGAAGCTCAGAAGCAGGCAAAGAAGCTCATCCGTGAAATTAAAGGTAAGCCTGTGGATGATGATTTGATGGGGCTAACGGCAAAACGTATTGCTGATATTCGAGTGTCTGATGAGGCACAGGAAGGCCTTGAAGCCTTTCTTGAAAAGCGCCCACCCGGTTGGAGGGAGCTATGAGTTGGGCTAATAAAAAAACATTCAAGCGGATACTGGTGGCTAACCGGGGAGAAATTGCCTGCCGTGTAATTCGAACGGCCAGGAAAATGGGGCTTGAGACGGTAGCCGTATACTCTGATGCGGATAACAATGCCGTTCATACCCGACTTGCAGATCGATCTGTCTATATTGGGGCTGCTGCGCCACAAGAGAGTTATCTCAATATTTCCGGAATATTGTCTGCTGCGAAAGCATGCAGTGTAGACATGATTCACCCTGGCTATGGATTTCTGTCTGAAAATAGCGAATTTGCTAAAGCCTGTGCAGATAACGGTATCCAATTTATCGGGCCACCACCCAAGGCTATTAGCGAAATGGGATCAAAAAGCCGCGCCAAACTGATTATGGCAGAGGCTGAAGTTCCCTTGGTCCCCGGATATCATGGCAACGATCAGTCAGATCCCTGCTTGATTAAGGCAGCCGAAACCATTGGTTTTCCATTGCTAATAAAAGCAGTGAGCGGCGGTGGCGGTAAAGGTATGAGAATTGTTGATTCTGCTGATGAGCTTGAGAGTGCCATTGCCTCCGCCAGAAGAGAATCCCTGAAAGCCTTTGGTGATGACCAGTTATTGTTAGAGGCCTACTTACCAACACCCCGGCATGTGGAAGTTCAAATCTTTTTCGACCAGCAAGGGCAGGGCGTTTATCTGTTTGATCGGGACTGCTCCCTGCAACGGCGTTACCAGAAAGTGATTGAAGAAGCGCCTGCCCCCGGGTTATCTGATGAACTGCGTACGGCAATGGGTAAGGCGGCTTTGGAGGCAGGGAAAGCCATTGGTTATGAAGGTGCTGGCACCGTTGAGTTTTTACTGAATGGCGAAGACTTCTATTTTATGGAAATTAACACCCGGCTTCAGGTTGAGCACCCGGTGACGGAACGAATAACCGGTGTCGACTTGGTGGAGTGGCAGATCAGGGTTGCAGCGGGAGAGTCTTTACCACTGAAGCAAAGCGAGCTTGGCTGTCATGGTCACGCTATGGAAGCCAGAGTTTATGCGGAAGATCCAGCCAATAATTTTTTGCCGTCGGCAGGAAGAATTGCTTGTCTTGAATGGCCTGAACAGGATGGTTTTGTTCGTATTGATTCAGGGGTTCAGCAAGGTGACCTGGTTAGTAGCTGGTATGATCCCATGCTGGCAAAAGTGATTGTATGGGGTGAAAACCGCAGTAAGGCAATTGATACCCTGACACAGTCACTGTCTTCCAGTTACCAGGCAGGGGTAACGGATAATCGTGATTACCTGATTTTTTTACTGAGTCTGCGGGATTTTCGCAATGGAGCGATAGATACATCCCTGGCGGAACAGAACGTGCATCAATTGACATTATTGCAAAAACGAAAACTGTTAGTCGTTGCTGCACTTTATCAATATCGAATTAAGAGTCATGAAGCCCCTACAGGAAATTTTTCAAGTTTTGTTACAGCCTCTCCTTTCTTTTTTTATCACCAGGAACAGGAACTATCTGTTTCTGTAGAAAAAAAGGACCAGTTATATTTTCTTACCTTCGCTGATGGGGCTTGTAAGGCTAAAGCTAGCTGGCAGCAAGAGCCAGTAGGGCTATCAGGCAGATTATCTATAGAAGGAGAAATAGCCCAATGTCGAGTGATCCCGATGCCGGGCCAAAAAATTAAAGTCTTCTTACCAGACTGTAGCCTAGAGTTGGGACTACCCGGTTACCAGCAGCAGGCAAATGAACGCAAAGCGGATAGTCTTTCTGCTCCGATGAACGGCACAGTGACGACGATTGCAGTGAAGCAGGGGCAGTCGGTGGTGGCAGGGGAAACCCTGTTAACCATGGAAGCCATGAAAATGGAACATATGGTCAAAGCACCCAGAGACGGATTAATTGCTGATGTGTTCTTCAAGGCAGGAGATCAGGTGACATTAGGTACACCATTAATGGCCTATCAGGATGAAGCCCATGTCGCTACCTGAAAAAATAAAAATCGTTGAAGTGGGTCCCAGGGATGGACTTCAGTATGTTGCACAAAGGCTATCAGAGTCAGTTCGTGCTTCTTTTGTTAATAAACTGTCAGGTGCAGGGTTTAAACATATTGAGGTAGGCAGTTTTGTTTCCCCTGAATGGGTGCCACAAATGGCGGGCTCAGGCCAGGTATTCCAGCAGATTAAGCGAAAGGCGGGCGTAGTCTACAGTGCTGTAACACCTAATTTACAGGGTTTTGAGCAAGCAGTTCAGGCCGGTGCTTCGGAAGTGGCTGTGTTTACCTCTGCTTCGGAAGGGTTTTGCCAAAAAAATATCAATTGCAGTATTGCTGAAAGCCTTAAGCGTTTTAGGCCTTTAATGGACATGGCGGAAAAGCAGGGGATACCTGTCAGGGGTTATGTTTCCTGTGTGATGGGTTGTCCTTACGACGGAACCGTTAAGCCAGAACAGGTTGTCAGGGTTTGCAAAGAGTTAGAGCTGCTTGGTTGCTATGAGGTATCACTTGGGGACACCATTGGTGTGGGCACACCTCTTCAGGCCAAAAAAGTATTTAGTGAGGTTGCCACTGTAATTTCTATGGAAAAGTTGGCAGCACACTTTCATAACACTTACGGGCAGGCTTTGGCCAACCTTTATGCATTGTTAGAAGAAGGACTGACAGTTATTGATTCGGCGGCAGCTGGACTTGGAGGTTGCCCCTATGCGCCTGGGGCTTCGGGTAATGTGGCAACAGAAGATGTGGTCTATATGCTGGATGGTATGGGAATCGAAACAGGTGTTGATATTCAAAAGCTCCTGGATGCATCAGAGTATATTTGTAAGCAGTTGAGTATAACGTCGTGCTCTAATGCAGGACTTGCTCTGATGACTCAGTGAGTAATTTCTTAGCTAGTACAAGATGATAAATAAGGATAAAAATATGTCATCTTTATTATGGTCGCCTGATAGCGTGCGTATAAAGCAATCGGCTATGACCGCGTTTATGCAGTATGTTCAGGATAGACAGGGCGAGAAGTTACCGGACTATGACGCCCTGTATCAATGGAGTATTGATAAGCGTCCCGATTTTTGGCAAGCCATTACTGATTTTTTCAATATCCGTTTTTATAACCAACCAACTGAGATATTGGGCAATGATTCCATGCCGGGTGCACAATGGTTTCCTGGTGCAACATTGAACTATGCGGAGCACTTGCTTCAACGACGTGATGATTACACTGCAATTACTTTTCGGGGAGAAGCTGGAAATCGTTCAGTATTAACATTTAAACAATTATATGAACAGGTAGCAGCGGCTCAAGCAGGATTGATTAAACAAGGTGTCGGGAAAAATGATCGGGTTGCAGGGATTCTGCCCAACTGCCCTGAAGCCATCATTATGATGCTGGCTACCACGTCTTTAGGCGCCATCTGGTCTTCCTGTTCGCCAGATTTCGGTAATCAAGGGATTATTGACCGATTTGGTCAAATTGAGCCTAAGGTGCTGATGGCAGTGGATGGTTATTTCTATAATGGCAAAGCCATTGGTTGCACCGATAAAATTACTGATATCCAGTCACAAATCAGCAGTATCAAGAAAACGGTATTGCTGCCTTTTACGAATAATGCCATCGAAATGACTGAAGAAAAGATCATTAGTTATGGTGATTTTCTTGGTGATAGCCAGCAGCCAGTGCATTTTGAACCCGTTAGCTTCGATCACCCGCTATTTATTATGTATTCGTCAGGGACCACCGGTGTTCCGAAGTGTATTGTTCACGGTCACGGCGGCACTCTATTGCAGCACCTGAAAGAGCTGGCATTGCATACTGATATTAAAGCCAGTGATAAAGTGTTTTATTTCACCACCTGTGGCTGGATGATGTGGAACTGGCTGGTATCATCCCTTGCACTGGGGGCGACGGTTGTCTTATTCGATGGTTCACCTTTTTATCCTGCCCCATCGGCCTTGATGGATTTGGCAGAGCAAGAAGGTGTTTCTGTCTTTGGTGCCAGCGCTAAATACATCAGTGCTCTGGAAAAAGCTGAAGTTAAACCCTTTAAAAGTCATAATCTAAGCCAGCTAAAAACATTACTTTCAACGGGATCTCCTCTTTCCCATGAAAGTTTTGACTATGTATATCGGGATATAAAAAAAGACCTGTGTCTTTCGTCTATTTCCGGAGGGACTGACATCATTTCCTGTTTCGTTCTTGGCTGCCCACTGCTACCGGTCTATGGTGGCGAAATTCAATGCAGGGGGCTGGGTATGGATGTTCAGTTTGTTAATCATTCAGGGAAGTCAGTATTAGAAGAGAAGGGGGAGTTAACCTGCCAGTCCAGTTTCCCATCCATGCCTGTTGCTTTCTGGAATGATCCTGAAGGTACAAAATATCACAATGCTTATTTTAATGGGGTATCGGGTATTTGGAATCATGGTGATTATGGGGAACTGACAGAGAATAAAGGCGTTGTTATTTATGGTCGGTCCGATGCAGTACTTAATCCCGGTGGGGTTAGGATTGGTACTGCTGAAATATATCGCCAGGTAGAAAAAGTTGATGAAGTACTGGAAAGTATCGCAATAGGGCAAGACTGGCAGGATGATATTCGAGTTGTTTTATTCGTGAAGTTAAGGGAGGGCTTAAAACTCGATGAGTCAATTATCGAAAATATAAAAACAACGATTCGAACTCACGCCTCACCCAGACATGTACCTGGCAAAATTGTCCAGGTGGATGATATTCCTCGAACAATCAGCGGTAAAATTGTTGAGTTGGCTGTCAGAGAGGTTGTTCATGGCCGACCTGTGGTTAACAAGGAGGCTCTGGCTAATCCCGAAGCACTTCTACATTTTCAGGGTCGGGAGGAGTTGAATTCATAATCTTTTATCATCATATAAAGTAGAAGTGGTCATTCCAGGGCTAAAGCAATACTCATTAGCCCAAACAAAGAGGTAAATAATGATCGATCTACGCAGTG encodes:
- a CDS encoding methylcrotonoyl-CoA carboxylase produces the protein MAILESRIAMDSPEFQANRQNMQQLLDSLGSCFDKLKLGGGKRARERHIAKGKLLPRDRIAALLDPGSPFLEIGCYAAEGVYDEAIPCAGVVAGIGKVSGIDCMIVANDATVKGGTYYPLTVKKHLRAQAIAEQNHLPCIYMVDSGGANLPNQSEVFPDRDHFGRIFFNQANMSAKGISQIAAVMGSCTAGGAYVPAMADESIIVKQKGTIFLAGPPLVKAATGEEVTAEALGGADVHCRESGVADHYAENDAHAIELIRQIVARLNITNKSPAARKPTNPLYSPEELYGIIPADLKQSYDVREVIARIVDGSEFDEFKSLYGETLVCGFARLFGHTVGILGNNGVLFSESAIKATHFIELCCQRRIPLIFLQNITGFMVGSKYEAEGISRHGAKMVHAVACARVPKLTVIIGGSFGAGNYGMCGRAYDPRFLWSWPNSRISVMGAEQAADVLVQVKKSALEKKGGQMTADEERELKQPVLDAYTHQGSALYASARLWDDGIIDPAETRNVLGLSLSAALNAPVEESRFGVFRM
- a CDS encoding enoyl-CoA hydratase-related protein, whose translation is MNDNNNDKLIVEHDGNGVVKLILNRQEVNNALDSELINQLNNTLKSLKNDDTRVIQIRSNGKHFSAGADLNWMKQARFLGRKENYKDAMKLAKLLKRIDRFPAPVITVVQGAAYGGALGLIAASDITLASDSSCFCFSEVRLGLIPAVISPYVLNTMGVRQAKRYFLTGEVMSAEKARELGFAHEIYPLDQLEERVKQVTEFLLMNGPEAQKQAKKLIREIKGKPVDDDLMGLTAKRIADIRVSDEAQEGLEAFLEKRPPGWREL
- a CDS encoding biotin/lipoyl-binding protein; protein product: MSWANKKTFKRILVANRGEIACRVIRTARKMGLETVAVYSDADNNAVHTRLADRSVYIGAAAPQESYLNISGILSAAKACSVDMIHPGYGFLSENSEFAKACADNGIQFIGPPPKAISEMGSKSRAKLIMAEAEVPLVPGYHGNDQSDPCLIKAAETIGFPLLIKAVSGGGGKGMRIVDSADELESAIASARRESLKAFGDDQLLLEAYLPTPRHVEVQIFFDQQGQGVYLFDRDCSLQRRYQKVIEEAPAPGLSDELRTAMGKAALEAGKAIGYEGAGTVEFLLNGEDFYFMEINTRLQVEHPVTERITGVDLVEWQIRVAAGESLPLKQSELGCHGHAMEARVYAEDPANNFLPSAGRIACLEWPEQDGFVRIDSGVQQGDLVSSWYDPMLAKVIVWGENRSKAIDTLTQSLSSSYQAGVTDNRDYLIFLLSLRDFRNGAIDTSLAEQNVHQLTLLQKRKLLVVAALYQYRIKSHEAPTGNFSSFVTASPFFFYHQEQELSVSVEKKDQLYFLTFADGACKAKASWQQEPVGLSGRLSIEGEIAQCRVIPMPGQKIKVFLPDCSLELGLPGYQQQANERKADSLSAPMNGTVTTIAVKQGQSVVAGETLLTMEAMKMEHMVKAPRDGLIADVFFKAGDQVTLGTPLMAYQDEAHVAT
- a CDS encoding hydroxymethylglutaryl-CoA lyase produces the protein MSLPEKIKIVEVGPRDGLQYVAQRLSESVRASFVNKLSGAGFKHIEVGSFVSPEWVPQMAGSGQVFQQIKRKAGVVYSAVTPNLQGFEQAVQAGASEVAVFTSASEGFCQKNINCSIAESLKRFRPLMDMAEKQGIPVRGYVSCVMGCPYDGTVKPEQVVRVCKELELLGCYEVSLGDTIGVGTPLQAKKVFSEVATVISMEKLAAHFHNTYGQALANLYALLEEGLTVIDSAAAGLGGCPYAPGASGNVATEDVVYMLDGMGIETGVDIQKLLDASEYICKQLSITSCSNAGLALMTQ
- a CDS encoding acetoacetate--CoA ligase, with the protein product MSSLLWSPDSVRIKQSAMTAFMQYVQDRQGEKLPDYDALYQWSIDKRPDFWQAITDFFNIRFYNQPTEILGNDSMPGAQWFPGATLNYAEHLLQRRDDYTAITFRGEAGNRSVLTFKQLYEQVAAAQAGLIKQGVGKNDRVAGILPNCPEAIIMMLATTSLGAIWSSCSPDFGNQGIIDRFGQIEPKVLMAVDGYFYNGKAIGCTDKITDIQSQISSIKKTVLLPFTNNAIEMTEEKIISYGDFLGDSQQPVHFEPVSFDHPLFIMYSSGTTGVPKCIVHGHGGTLLQHLKELALHTDIKASDKVFYFTTCGWMMWNWLVSSLALGATVVLFDGSPFYPAPSALMDLAEQEGVSVFGASAKYISALEKAEVKPFKSHNLSQLKTLLSTGSPLSHESFDYVYRDIKKDLCLSSISGGTDIISCFVLGCPLLPVYGGEIQCRGLGMDVQFVNHSGKSVLEEKGELTCQSSFPSMPVAFWNDPEGTKYHNAYFNGVSGIWNHGDYGELTENKGVVIYGRSDAVLNPGGVRIGTAEIYRQVEKVDEVLESIAIGQDWQDDIRVVLFVKLREGLKLDESIIENIKTTIRTHASPRHVPGKIVQVDDIPRTISGKIVELAVREVVHGRPVVNKEALANPEALLHFQGREELNS